One Priestia megaterium DNA segment encodes these proteins:
- a CDS encoding SMI1/KNR4 family protein translates to MRDIWDDGYSQSKKLTEEMVKDAEKKLGVKLPKSYIELCKMQNGGSLKYCDYPTSVPTNWAYDHVNLPEIYGIGKEGILSSDYYIEEWELPKDIVLLCGEGHWWVAFDYRNTKDNPPVIYMDLEWGTETLIFELAPDFETLVNGLFIYEDEE, encoded by the coding sequence ATGAGAGATATTTGGGATGATGGATACAGTCAATCAAAGAAATTAACAGAAGAAATGGTCAAAGATGCAGAAAAGAAGTTGGGTGTGAAGTTGCCAAAATCCTATATTGAGTTATGTAAAATGCAAAATGGAGGCTCTTTAAAATATTGTGACTACCCTACCTCCGTTCCAACAAATTGGGCATACGATCATGTAAACCTCCCTGAAATTTATGGAATAGGAAAAGAAGGCATTTTATCTAGTGACTATTATATAGAAGAATGGGAGTTACCAAAAGATATTGTTCTACTATGTGGAGAGGGACATTGGTGGGTTGCATTCGACTATCGGAATACAAAAGATAACCCTCCTGTAATTTATATGGATTTAGAATGGGGAACGGAAACACTTATTTTTGAATTAGCTCCTGATTTCGAGACCTTGGTAAATGGCTTATTTATTTATGAAGATGAAGAATGA
- the fabF gene encoding beta-ketoacyl-ACP synthase II — protein MERVVITGMGVVSPIGNNIRTFWNNLIKGESGISSIDTFDITDHKAKIAGIVRDFDADEILGKKEARRLDRFSQFAIAAAEQAWADSKLDLNHIDPERLGVYVGSGIGGIETLIENIDALRQKGPRRVSPTLVPGMISNAAAAQISIKWDAMGPSMSPVSACAIGNTAIGEAFRLIRSGEVDAVFAGGTEAAITDLSVASFGNATALSTRNDAPTQASRPFDEDRDGFVMSEGAGILILESLSHALRRGAKIHAEVIGYGASSDAHHMVATHPEGKGAYLAMRAALKNANISLEEIDVISAHATSTKVGDISETKAIKELFGKQAYQIPITANKSMVGHMLGAAGGVEAIALAMSLKEGIVPPTINLENPDPLCDLDYVPGIARQVKINTGLSNSFGFGGHNAAIVLKKYE, from the coding sequence GTGGAAAGAGTTGTGATTACAGGTATGGGAGTAGTCTCTCCTATAGGAAATAACATCAGAACATTTTGGAACAACCTAATTAAAGGAGAGTCCGGCATCTCCTCTATAGATACATTTGATATTACTGACCATAAGGCAAAAATTGCAGGAATTGTTCGGGATTTTGATGCAGATGAAATTTTAGGAAAGAAAGAAGCAAGGCGTTTAGATCGCTTTTCCCAATTTGCTATAGCTGCAGCTGAACAAGCCTGGGCAGATTCTAAGTTAGATCTCAATCATATAGATCCAGAAAGGTTAGGCGTATACGTAGGTTCAGGTATAGGCGGCATTGAAACCTTAATTGAAAATATTGATGCACTTAGACAGAAAGGGCCAAGGAGAGTCAGTCCAACTCTCGTGCCGGGTATGATTTCTAATGCTGCTGCAGCACAAATTAGCATCAAGTGGGATGCAATGGGCCCTTCTATGTCGCCTGTTTCTGCTTGTGCCATTGGAAATACTGCTATTGGCGAAGCTTTTAGACTTATTCGTTCTGGAGAAGTTGATGCTGTGTTTGCGGGTGGAACAGAGGCTGCTATAACTGACTTGTCAGTAGCCAGTTTTGGGAATGCTACCGCATTATCAACAAGAAATGACGCTCCTACTCAAGCTAGCCGTCCTTTCGATGAAGACCGTGATGGATTTGTCATGTCAGAAGGAGCTGGAATTCTAATTTTAGAATCTCTATCTCATGCTTTGCGTAGAGGAGCAAAAATTCATGCAGAGGTCATTGGATATGGTGCAAGTTCAGACGCACACCATATGGTTGCTACACATCCAGAGGGTAAGGGTGCTTATCTTGCGATGAGGGCAGCCTTAAAAAATGCAAACATATCCCTTGAAGAGATTGATGTTATTAGTGCTCATGCAACAAGTACAAAGGTGGGTGACATCTCTGAAACAAAAGCTATTAAGGAACTGTTTGGGAAACAAGCTTATCAGATTCCAATAACAGCTAATAAATCTATGGTTGGTCACATGTTAGGAGCAGCTGGTGGAGTTGAAGCAATTGCTTTGGCAATGAGCCTTAAAGAGGGCATTGTTCCTCCAACAATTAACTTAGAAAATCCCGATCCATTATGCGATTTAGATTATGTACCAGGTATTGCTCGCCAAGTGAAAATAAATACTGGTTTATCTAATTCCTTTGGATTTGGAGGTCATAATGCAGCTATTGTTTTGAAGAAATACGAGTGA
- a CDS encoding aldo/keto reductase: MMKNLQDTVTLHNGVKMPGFGLGVFKVEEGPELVNAIKVAIKHGYRSIDTAAIYGNEEGVGQGIREGLKEAGISRENVFVTSKVWNADLGYDATIAAYETSLKKLGLDYLDLYLIHWPVEGKYKEAWRALETLYKEGKVKAIGVSNFQVHHLKDLMEDAEIKPVINQVEYHPRLTQKELQAFCEKHYIQLEAWSPLMQGELLDNEVLTEIANKHNKSVAQVILRWDVQNGIITIPKSTKEHRIVENASIFDFELTKEEIERIDELNQNHRVGPDPDNFDF, encoded by the coding sequence ATGATGAAAAATTTACAGGATACAGTCACTTTACACAATGGAGTAAAGATGCCCGGATTTGGTCTCGGTGTATTTAAAGTAGAAGAAGGTCCTGAATTAGTAAATGCAATTAAAGTAGCCATTAAACATGGGTATCGTAGTATTGATACAGCAGCCATTTACGGTAACGAAGAAGGTGTAGGCCAAGGGATTCGTGAAGGTCTAAAAGAAGCTGGTATCTCACGAGAGAATGTATTTGTCACATCAAAAGTATGGAATGCAGACTTAGGATATGACGCAACAATTGCAGCTTACGAAACAAGTCTAAAAAAACTTGGATTAGACTATTTAGACCTTTATCTGATTCACTGGCCAGTTGAAGGAAAATACAAAGAAGCATGGAGAGCTTTAGAAACCCTTTATAAAGAGGGTAAGGTTAAAGCAATTGGGGTAAGTAATTTCCAAGTTCATCACCTTAAAGATTTAATGGAAGATGCAGAAATCAAGCCTGTAATTAATCAGGTAGAATATCATCCGCGTCTAACGCAAAAAGAACTTCAAGCATTCTGTGAGAAACATTATATTCAACTTGAAGCATGGTCTCCACTAATGCAAGGAGAATTATTAGATAATGAGGTTTTAACAGAGATTGCAAATAAGCATAATAAATCTGTAGCCCAGGTCATTCTACGTTGGGATGTACAGAATGGTATTATTACCATTCCCAAATCAACAAAAGAACATCGTATAGTAGAAAATGCGTCAATCTTTGATTTTGAATTAACTAAAGAAGAAATAGAACGTATTGATGAATTGAATCAAAATCATCGTGTAGGTCCAGATCCTGACAACTTTGATTTTTAA
- a CDS encoding sigma-70 family RNA polymerase sigma factor, whose translation MKHDIHTVKKAINGDARAFEELLFQEEKMLYYKALSYVGTKEDALDVIQETACKAFLAIGHLQKPEYFSTWLFRILIRECYKLLKKREQIVPYEEHELLKRLDQKQEKEIESFHLSEALSKLNSSYQTSIILFYYHDLSIQDISDVMEKPVSTVKTYLRRAKKKLRSELERSYKLNERIS comes from the coding sequence GTGAAACATGATATACATACAGTAAAAAAAGCAATTAATGGAGACGCTAGAGCTTTCGAAGAATTACTTTTCCAAGAAGAGAAAATGCTCTATTATAAGGCCCTTTCGTATGTTGGAACAAAGGAAGATGCTCTTGATGTTATTCAAGAAACAGCATGTAAAGCATTTCTTGCAATAGGTCATCTACAAAAGCCAGAATATTTTTCAACTTGGTTATTTAGAATTCTTATACGAGAGTGTTACAAGCTATTAAAGAAACGAGAACAAATCGTTCCTTATGAAGAACACGAATTATTAAAGAGGTTAGATCAGAAACAGGAAAAAGAAATTGAATCTTTTCATTTAAGTGAGGCATTATCTAAACTTAATTCATCTTATCAAACGTCTATTATCTTATTTTACTACCATGATCTGTCCATTCAGGATATTTCGGATGTGATGGAAAAACCAGTTAGTACAGTAAAAACGTATTTACGTAGAGCAAAGAAAAAATTGAGAAGTGAATTAGAAAGGAGCTATAAGTTAAATGAAAGAATCTCATGA
- a CDS encoding SDR family NAD(P)-dependent oxidoreductase, producing the protein MELNLKGKTALVTGSTAGIGKAIALSLVAEGATVLINGRREEKVHETITDIQTQYPQSILHPAVHDLGTEQGCQQLMEQYSEVDILINNLGIFEPVEYFDIPDEDWFRLFEVNIMSGVRLTRSYLKKMIQKEEGRVIFIASEAAIMPSQEMAHYSATKTMQLSLSRSLAELCTGTNVTVNTVMPGSTLTEGVETMLNSLYPNEQLTLKEAETRFMKENRPTSIIQRFIRPEEIANLVTFLSSPLSSAINGSALRIDGGLVRSVF; encoded by the coding sequence ATGGAATTAAATTTAAAAGGAAAAACAGCTCTAGTTACGGGATCGACAGCCGGTATAGGTAAGGCTATCGCTCTGTCCTTAGTAGCAGAGGGAGCTACAGTTCTTATTAATGGAAGACGAGAGGAAAAGGTCCATGAAACCATTACAGATATTCAAACTCAATATCCTCAATCTATTCTTCATCCAGCTGTACATGATCTAGGAACAGAGCAGGGTTGTCAACAGCTAATGGAACAGTATTCAGAAGTAGATATTCTCATTAATAATCTTGGTATTTTTGAACCTGTTGAATACTTTGATATACCAGATGAAGATTGGTTTCGGTTATTTGAAGTCAATATTATGAGTGGTGTTCGATTAACACGCTCTTACCTCAAGAAAATGATTCAAAAAGAAGAAGGAAGAGTAATCTTCATTGCAAGTGAGGCAGCTATTATGCCTTCTCAAGAAATGGCTCATTACAGTGCAACTAAAACCATGCAATTGTCTCTTTCTCGTAGTTTAGCTGAATTATGCACAGGCACAAATGTGACAGTTAATACCGTTATGCCTGGTTCAACTCTAACTGAAGGAGTAGAAACAATGCTAAATAGTCTTTATCCAAATGAACAATTAACCCTAAAAGAAGCTGAAACGCGATTTATGAAAGAAAATCGCCCCACTTCTATTATCCAAAGGTTTATCCGTCCAGAAGAAATTGCAAACCTTGTTACTTTCTTAAGTAGTCCACTATCCTCAGCTATTAATGGTTCAGCACTGCGGATAGATGGAGGACTAGTACGTAGCGTATTTTAA
- a CDS encoding NUDIX hydrolase produces the protein MNTCSGFAIICLNDKDEVLMVSQEKPNMPTCWSVPSGAIEGYERLEDCCIREVWNQTGYQVEIVKKIHENRSTTYNVDVHMTYFEVEILAGEKKVPTVDSYFWQPISKINHLNLLFEDEREVVLNYIKKKKQFT, from the coding sequence GTGAATACATGTAGTGGCTTTGCAATAATTTGCTTAAATGATAAAGACGAGGTATTAATGGTCTCCCAAGAGAAACCCAACATGCCAACGTGTTGGTCTGTTCCTTCTGGTGCTATCGAAGGATATGAAAGGCTCGAAGATTGTTGTATTCGAGAAGTATGGAATCAAACGGGTTATCAAGTAGAGATAGTAAAAAAAATACACGAGAATAGGTCTACTACCTATAATGTTGATGTTCACATGACCTATTTTGAGGTTGAAATATTAGCTGGAGAAAAGAAAGTCCCGACTGTAGACTCATATTTCTGGCAACCTATATCTAAAATTAATCATTTAAACCTATTATTTGAAGATGAGCGTGAAGTCGTACTAAATTATATAAAAAAGAAAAAACAATTCACTTAA
- a CDS encoding Rpn family recombination-promoting nuclease/putative transposase — translation MTKRLDLRVDFAFKSLFGTHGNESILAAFLNAALRFPDEKKIQMVQLLDPHFNKENQEDKRSILDVHAQLEDGSRVNIEIQLNNKHDMEKRTLYYWSKMYSSQMKEGMDYGELCKTITINIVNFRYLSHMHDYHSTFQLYEREQKLLLTDILEIHFMELPKLLIKWRNREVDPREDQLVRWLLLLEASEDEEITQVLEEIAMQEDHVLKKAMDEWERVSQDPEVLLAYEARRKALLDEKSALKRAEKLGEERGEKKGIQKVALGMIQEGIDSKMISKLTGLTIEEVDKLRYQ, via the coding sequence ATGACGAAACGATTAGATTTGCGTGTCGACTTTGCGTTTAAATCGTTATTTGGCACCCATGGAAATGAATCCATTTTAGCTGCCTTTTTAAATGCGGCACTTCGCTTTCCAGATGAGAAGAAGATTCAAATGGTTCAGTTATTAGATCCGCATTTTAATAAAGAAAACCAAGAAGATAAACGTTCGATTTTAGATGTACACGCGCAGTTAGAAGATGGAAGCCGCGTTAATATTGAAATTCAGCTTAATAATAAACATGATATGGAAAAGCGAACACTCTATTATTGGTCCAAAATGTATAGTAGCCAAATGAAGGAAGGTATGGATTATGGAGAGCTTTGTAAAACCATTACGATTAACATTGTGAACTTCCGTTATTTATCACATATGCATGATTATCACTCCACCTTTCAGTTATATGAGCGCGAACAGAAATTACTTTTAACCGATATACTGGAAATTCATTTTATGGAGCTACCTAAGTTATTAATTAAATGGCGTAATAGAGAGGTAGATCCTCGAGAAGATCAACTTGTGCGATGGTTATTATTACTTGAAGCATCCGAAGATGAAGAAATCACACAAGTATTGGAGGAGATTGCGATGCAAGAAGATCACGTATTAAAGAAAGCAATGGATGAATGGGAGCGTGTGAGTCAAGATCCAGAAGTATTACTTGCTTATGAAGCAAGACGAAAAGCTCTTTTGGATGAAAAATCTGCTTTGAAAAGAGCAGAAAAACTGGGTGAAGAGCGAGGAGAAAAAAAGGGGATTCAGAAGGTTGCTTTAGGCATGATCCAAGAAGGTATAGACAGTAAAATGATAAGTAAACTGACAGGTCTTACAATAGAAGAAGTAGATAAACTTCGTTACCAATAA
- a CDS encoding SGNH/GDSL hydrolase family protein — protein sequence MSKNLTSAIPVSLKSLSVSHNSIISTTSSSQERIQYHKAVLESVGITSISSLGTLNLSGNLIPQAGVTRPDSNLIATQAYFQSAYKVTNTVSAPVLQPFGGQGSILKSVPFPFKTVSFASTPSIASQINIDTAYWVATEINLQDNTTVVLKQPQQYLILIAEKITVGKNVTFTWERPSKSIPSKPWKPGTPPQAPTSTTLVGISGTNGTHGIKGSKAPDGNNAPELEVWVLDMIGRPAFDLRGQDGTTGGAGQDGGNGGQGGKGKPAQLDWSGFCKAGAGAGGNGGVGGNAGQGGDGGHGGHGGKLSIYAPQAVINEYLKGFYITVDGGRGGSGGQPGYPGIGGAGGPVGDSVKANFGAVCGPGSRTAGLKGPDGSYAGQGSSGYSGGKFAEPIGMYVIDPDDIGIKLLEPAIFEAVPAYAFAGDSITLKGKRFTKSDTVLVDGSPVQTNAFSDTALQFAVPSLKGGQHTIQVKQMDGTLSNKASIYIKPKIDSAQQDNQITGRVSPGKKVSLIGSGFSESALVRINDQDMPDVTLLSPTQLEFTLVRPSSIEANPSGEPVKVSVLLSDGTPSNTINLVLDTFHTLVIGDSVSWGQGLAEHEKHYSLVGNAIKARNGNIGYYTQVLAHSGAIIGVNDHSSLPTTDGEVPNSYPTIIKQCDLFVGDPSKVDLIIMDGGINDVNLRTVLNPFTDIDLTELHRKHFLDGSKTLLEKVATTFPNAKVIVTGYYPPVSEHSDLSAVEILLVALGIVVQGIPGGIGAGFLTNHHLQIIHARSMQLANESKVFLQQAVDETNANLTGEKRFFFADPNIDGEHSALTDDPYVFGINLDMSPQDFIATERLVSCTKAGCTGVDFEICKRASIGHPNKKGAIAYAEAIYPFL from the coding sequence ATGTCTAAAAATTTAACATCAGCTATTCCAGTTTCACTAAAATCTCTTTCGGTTAGTCATAACTCAATCATTTCAACCACTAGTTCAAGCCAAGAACGAATACAATACCATAAAGCAGTCCTAGAGTCCGTTGGCATTACTTCAATCTCATCCCTTGGGACATTGAATTTATCAGGGAATTTAATACCCCAAGCAGGTGTTACAAGACCTGACTCTAATTTAATTGCTACCCAGGCCTACTTTCAGTCAGCTTATAAAGTAACCAATACTGTAAGCGCACCTGTACTTCAACCTTTTGGTGGCCAGGGTTCTATTTTAAAATCAGTTCCATTTCCATTTAAAACAGTATCTTTTGCTTCCACACCCAGTATCGCTTCTCAAATTAATATCGATACAGCCTATTGGGTAGCGACGGAAATAAATCTACAGGATAATACCACTGTGGTTCTTAAGCAACCTCAACAATATCTTATTTTAATTGCGGAAAAAATTACAGTTGGAAAAAATGTTACGTTTACTTGGGAAAGGCCAAGCAAATCTATTCCATCTAAGCCTTGGAAACCTGGAACCCCTCCTCAAGCACCAACATCTACAACGCTTGTAGGAATTTCAGGAACAAATGGTACACACGGTATCAAAGGTAGTAAAGCCCCAGACGGGAATAATGCACCTGAGTTAGAAGTATGGGTGCTTGATATGATTGGACGTCCTGCTTTTGATTTAAGAGGACAAGATGGGACGACTGGTGGCGCCGGACAAGATGGGGGAAATGGTGGCCAAGGAGGAAAAGGAAAACCTGCTCAATTAGACTGGTCAGGATTCTGTAAGGCAGGAGCAGGTGCTGGAGGTAACGGAGGGGTAGGTGGAAATGCGGGTCAGGGTGGAGACGGAGGACATGGAGGGCATGGAGGAAAGCTTTCAATTTATGCTCCACAAGCAGTTATCAACGAATACCTTAAGGGTTTTTATATTACTGTCGATGGAGGACGCGGGGGAAGTGGAGGTCAGCCTGGCTATCCAGGTATAGGGGGTGCTGGGGGTCCAGTTGGGGATTCTGTTAAAGCAAACTTTGGTGCAGTTTGTGGTCCTGGATCGAGAACTGCGGGATTAAAGGGACCTGATGGTTCTTATGCTGGTCAAGGTTCTAGTGGATACAGTGGAGGGAAATTTGCAGAACCAATCGGTATGTACGTCATCGACCCAGATGATATTGGTATTAAACTATTAGAGCCAGCTATTTTTGAAGCAGTGCCAGCTTATGCTTTTGCAGGTGATAGCATAACCTTAAAAGGTAAACGCTTTACAAAATCAGATACCGTGTTAGTAGATGGTTCTCCTGTGCAAACAAATGCTTTTAGTGACACTGCTCTGCAGTTTGCAGTACCTTCTTTAAAGGGTGGCCAGCATACAATTCAGGTAAAACAGATGGATGGAACTTTGTCTAATAAGGCTTCTATATATATTAAGCCTAAAATCGACTCTGCTCAGCAGGATAATCAAATCACTGGACGCGTGAGTCCAGGAAAGAAAGTAAGCTTAATAGGTAGTGGATTTTCAGAAAGTGCACTTGTCCGAATAAATGATCAAGATATGCCCGATGTTACCTTATTAAGTCCCACTCAGCTTGAGTTTACATTAGTTAGACCATCTTCAATAGAGGCAAACCCATCGGGGGAACCAGTAAAGGTGAGCGTTTTACTATCGGATGGAACACCATCTAACACTATTAATTTAGTATTAGATACATTTCATACGCTTGTAATAGGCGATTCTGTTTCTTGGGGTCAAGGGTTAGCTGAACATGAAAAACATTATTCCCTTGTTGGAAATGCCATAAAAGCCCGAAATGGGAATATCGGATATTATACTCAAGTACTTGCTCATTCAGGGGCTATTATTGGAGTCAACGACCATTCATCTCTTCCAACGACAGATGGAGAGGTGCCTAACTCGTATCCTACTATCATTAAGCAGTGTGATTTATTTGTCGGAGATCCTTCTAAGGTAGATCTTATCATTATGGATGGCGGGATAAACGATGTTAACCTTAGAACCGTCCTAAATCCTTTTACTGATATTGATTTAACTGAGCTACATCGTAAGCACTTTCTCGATGGTAGTAAGACCCTACTAGAGAAAGTAGCAACTACCTTCCCAAATGCTAAGGTAATTGTAACCGGATACTATCCACCCGTTTCTGAACATAGTGATTTAAGTGCTGTAGAAATTTTATTAGTTGCTTTGGGAATAGTAGTTCAAGGAATACCTGGTGGCATTGGTGCTGGCTTTTTGACCAATCATCACCTTCAAATCATACATGCAAGAAGTATGCAGCTGGCCAATGAGTCAAAAGTGTTTCTCCAACAGGCTGTAGATGAAACAAATGCTAACTTAACTGGGGAAAAACGCTTTTTCTTTGCTGACCCAAATATTGATGGGGAGCACTCTGCACTTACTGATGATCCATACGTATTTGGCATTAATTTAGATATGTCACCCCAAGATTTTATCGCAACAGAAAGGCTGGTCTCCTGCACAAAAGCCGGATGTACAGGAGTTGATTTTGAAATTTGCAAACGAGCTTCAATTGGCCATCCTAATAAAAAAGGCGCCATTGCTTACGCAGAAGCAATCTATCCATTTTTATAA
- a CDS encoding helix-turn-helix transcriptional regulator → MNDKTRLEALSTFLKAKRAQIKPESIGLPAGTRRRTPGLRREEVAQLAGVSTTWYTWLEQGRDIKVSSIVLDCISTALQLNSDERDYLYDLALETKLEIVHPKKDQLELSPSLKRILAELTYCPTIVTDRHCHIVGWNPAAAHVFLDFEQIPNDQRNLIQLVFARKELKALAVNWEHFAKGFLAIFRTYYGHYLGDEWYNQFISQMSHLHPEFQALWNESQVSKAPEMVIEFRHAKAGKMLFNLTSLQVQGDMDLRCSIYTPVEETDTENKLKRLMKRVSIEKL, encoded by the coding sequence ATGAACGATAAAACTAGGCTTGAGGCCCTGTCTACATTCTTAAAAGCTAAACGTGCTCAAATTAAGCCAGAGTCTATTGGGTTACCAGCTGGAACCCGAAGAAGGACACCCGGATTACGACGAGAAGAAGTTGCACAATTAGCAGGGGTAAGTACCACTTGGTACACATGGTTAGAGCAAGGAAGAGATATAAAAGTTTCTTCTATTGTGCTTGATTGTATTTCTACAGCTCTACAACTAAATAGCGATGAAAGAGACTATTTATATGATCTAGCATTAGAAACAAAGTTAGAAATTGTTCATCCAAAAAAAGATCAATTAGAGCTTAGCCCTTCTCTAAAGCGAATACTAGCTGAATTAACCTATTGTCCGACTATCGTGACAGATCGCCATTGCCATATTGTAGGATGGAACCCCGCAGCAGCTCATGTTTTTCTAGATTTCGAACAAATTCCAAATGATCAAAGAAATCTAATTCAATTAGTGTTCGCCCGAAAAGAATTGAAAGCATTAGCTGTCAATTGGGAGCATTTTGCGAAAGGTTTTCTTGCTATTTTCCGTACCTATTATGGACACTATTTAGGTGATGAATGGTACAACCAGTTTATTAGTCAGATGAGTCATTTACATCCAGAATTCCAAGCCTTATGGAATGAAAGCCAAGTAAGTAAAGCTCCCGAAATGGTTATTGAATTTAGACATGCCAAAGCAGGGAAAATGTTATTTAATTTAACTTCCCTCCAAGTTCAAGGGGATATGGATTTACGGTGTAGTATCTACACACCAGTAGAGGAAACAGATACAGAAAATAAATTAAAACGACTAATGAAAAGAGTTTCTATAGAGAAATTATAA
- a CDS encoding DUF4179 domain-containing protein, giving the protein MKESHEQVENFPKEQIRSAIQAGIGQAEEQMKDNKISYKHRYRISNRKRKGLYALSSVAVAFGLLVASSYQSPALASTLSQIPIIGSVFADSNSVGLKQAQKNGLTSQIGETQTVNGISVTLDEILYDQNGISLGYIIKSEKKLGEYYFGAGMDFTINGKSPDGFSGSYGEKVQSATTRTAIQEINISEDMPNSFDLGLILHGKNGETWYFSNPIKKITDIKKIPIHRSQNVDGIALKVEDLSLSKTGMSISYESAEKGEDFELSRAGDIEFRVVDQDGKEIASHSGGAEGQMVKDKLVFKSNKKFDPINSHVTELTVTPYLALPTDGGGVEFDEKGESKDLGFKGGSLKSVKFKSFKVKITQ; this is encoded by the coding sequence ATGAAAGAATCTCATGAGCAGGTAGAAAATTTCCCAAAAGAACAGATTCGTTCAGCTATTCAAGCAGGCATTGGTCAAGCAGAAGAACAAATGAAGGACAACAAGATAAGTTATAAGCATAGATATAGAATTAGCAACAGAAAACGGAAGGGCTTATATGCTTTGTCCAGTGTGGCAGTCGCTTTTGGACTATTAGTTGCTTCTTCCTATCAATCTCCAGCTTTAGCAAGCACTTTGTCTCAAATACCTATTATCGGTTCTGTTTTTGCAGATTCTAATTCCGTTGGTTTGAAACAAGCTCAAAAAAATGGATTGACCAGCCAGATCGGAGAGACACAAACTGTTAATGGAATATCTGTTACGCTTGACGAAATTCTATATGACCAAAATGGCATTAGCCTTGGTTATATCATAAAATCAGAAAAAAAATTAGGAGAATACTATTTTGGTGCTGGTATGGATTTTACCATAAATGGAAAATCACCTGACGGATTCTCAGGTTCATATGGGGAAAAAGTTCAATCAGCAACAACCCGAACGGCCATTCAGGAGATAAACATATCTGAAGATATGCCAAATTCTTTTGATCTTGGATTAATCCTGCATGGTAAGAATGGAGAGACGTGGTATTTCTCAAATCCAATCAAAAAAATTACGGATATTAAGAAGATTCCTATCCATCGTTCACAAAATGTGGATGGCATTGCTCTTAAGGTCGAAGATTTATCCTTAAGTAAAACAGGTATGAGTATATCTTATGAGAGTGCTGAAAAAGGGGAGGACTTTGAACTAAGCAGAGCCGGAGATATAGAATTCCGAGTAGTTGATCAAGATGGGAAGGAGATTGCAAGCCATTCTGGTGGGGCAGAAGGTCAAATGGTGAAAGATAAACTAGTATTTAAGAGTAATAAAAAGTTTGATCCAATTAACTCACATGTTACTGAATTGACCGTTACTCCTTATTTAGCTCTTCCAACAGATGGTGGAGGAGTTGAATTCGATGAAAAGGGCGAGTCAAAAGATCTAGGTTTTAAAGGTGGTTCTTTAAAATCAGTCAAATTTAAATCTTTTAAAGTGAAAATAACACAATAA
- a CDS encoding IS6 family transposase — protein MEKQNLFKWKHYQPDIILLTARWYLRYNLSFHDLVEMMEERGLSIAHTTIMRWVHQYGPELDERVRRHLKTTNDSWRVDETYVKVKGKWMYLYRAVDSKGNTIDFYLSKTRDTKAAKRFFKKALRSFHVSKPHVITVDKNPAYPITIEELKNQKKMPVGIQLRQVKYLNNIIEQDHRFIKKRVRSMLGLKSFSTATSILSGIEAMHMIKKGQLISQDKSVQNQVEFIHELFKIAD, from the coding sequence ATGGAAAAGCAGAATCTATTTAAGTGGAAACATTATCAGCCGGACATTATTTTACTAACCGCCCGATGGTACCTCCGGTACAACCTTAGTTTTCATGATTTAGTGGAAATGATGGAAGAACGAGGTTTATCAATAGCTCACACTACGATTATGCGTTGGGTTCACCAATATGGACCAGAGTTAGATGAACGCGTGCGACGTCACCTTAAGACAACAAATGATTCTTGGCGAGTGGATGAGACCTATGTGAAAGTGAAAGGAAAATGGATGTACCTCTACCGTGCGGTTGATTCTAAAGGAAATACAATTGATTTTTATTTAAGTAAAACAAGAGATACGAAGGCTGCAAAGCGCTTTTTCAAGAAAGCTTTGCGGTCTTTTCATGTTTCCAAACCCCATGTGATCACAGTAGACAAGAACCCAGCTTATCCTATAACGATTGAAGAATTAAAGAACCAAAAAAAGATGCCTGTAGGCATCCAATTAAGGCAAGTCAAATATCTGAATAACATCATCGAACAGGATCATAGATTTATTAAAAAACGAGTTCGATCTATGTTAGGATTAAAATCTTTTAGCACAGCTACATCCATTCTCTCAGGAATAGAAGCGATGCATATGATAAAAAAAGGACAACTTATCTCACAAGACAAGTCTGTCCAAAATCAAGTGGAGTTCATTCATGAACTATTCAAAATTGCTGATTAA